The following nucleotide sequence is from Acidimicrobiia bacterium.
AGGCCCGTGAGGCCGATCTCGGACTCGCCGCCGGACGCGGCCGCGGGCACCTGTTCATCAAGGGCGAGGTGGTTCGCGTCGTGCCAGAAGAGGACATGGTTGAAGCGCTGATCACCGAAGCGGAGTTGCTCGCCGAGCAGGGTGCCGAGGCCAGGATCGCCGCCGCCGATGTGACGGCGGCGGATCTCGCCAACGAGACCCGCCTCGAGCTGCTGTCGATCCAAGGAGACGCCAACCGGGTCGCCGAACGACGCAAAGCCGTCCAGCGGGTCGCTGAGCGGGACGGGTAGGGTTCTCAAGATGCGGTGGTCCAAGGCTTTCATTCCCACACTGCGCGACGATCCGACCGATGCCGAGGCCGTGAGCCACCGGCTGCTGGTGCGGGCTGGCTACATGCGCCAGCTGATGGCAGGTGTGTACTCGATGCTTCCGCTCGGCCAGCGCGTGCGGGCGAAGGTCATGGACATCATCCGCGAGGAGATCGATCGCATCGGCGGTCAGGAATTCATGCTCCCCCAACTCCATCCGAGGGAGATCTGGGACCGTACGGGACGCTCCGCCACCATGGCCGACATCATGATGACCTTCACGGACAACAAGGGTGCCGAGGTGGTGCTCGGTCCCACCCATGAGGAGATCTTCGCAACGGTATCGTCCGAACTGACATCGTACAAGCAGCTCCCACAGCTGTGGTACCACATCCAGACGAAGTTCCGCGACGAGGCGCGTCCCAAATCGGGCCTGCTGCGGGTCAGAGAGTTCACGATGAAGGACTCGTACAGCTTCGACCTTGACTTCGATGGTCTCGATGTGCAGTTCACGCGACATCACGACGCCTACACACGGATCTTCGAGCGGCTGGGAATGCAAGCGGTTGCCGTGCGGGCGTCGTCGGGAGCGATGGGCGGCAAGGAATCGGTCGAATTCATGGTCGAGAGCGATGTTGGTGAGGACGAGGTCGCCCATTGCGCAAACTGCGGTTATGCCGCCAACCTCGAGAAGGCGACAGCACGAATCGGTGATATCGCGGATGCCGACGGGCCTTTCGAGGTCGAGAAGTTCCCGACCCCTGGTGTCCGCACGATTGCCGATCTCGAGCGGTTCGACGGCGGGGCTTCGGCCGACCGACAGATCAAGACGCTCGTTCAGGTTCTCGATGGTGAGCTCATCCTCGTCCTTCTGCGTGGCGATCACGGTCTCCAAGAGCAGAAGCTGATGGACATCACGCGCACGACTCAGGCGAGGTCCGCCCGACCGGACGAAATCAGGGAGCTGCTCGGAGCGGATGCGGGAAGCCTTGGAGCAGTTGGTGTCGAGGCGGTGCGAATCCTCGCCGATGAAGGGCTCAGGGGTCGGCGCGCGATGACAACAGGAGCGAACATCGATGATTGGCATCTCAGGGGTGTCGACATCGAGCGTGACATCAAGGTCACGGAATGGGTGGATGTGCGTGAGGTCGTCGACGGTGAGGCATGCCCTTCATGCGGGTCGGCCCTCCGAGTGTTCAACGCGATCGAGGTCGGGCACATCTTCAAGCTCGGGACCTTCTATGCCGAACCGCTCGGTGTGACCGTGCTCGACAAGGACGGTACAACCGTTCCGATCGTGATGGGTTCGTACGGGATCGGCGTGGAACGCAACATGGCCGCTTCCGTTGAGGCCAACCACGATGAGCGTGGCATCATCTGGCCAATCGAGATCGCGCCCTATCACCTCGTGATCACCGTCGTCAGGCCCGACGCGGCGGCTTCAGCTGAGACGAGCACCCGCATCTACGAGGAACTGATCGATGCCGGAGTCGAGGTGCTCCTCGACGACCGGGACGAACGGCCGGGCGTCAAGTTCAACGATGCCGAGCTCATCGGTGTCCCATACCGGATCACCGTCGGACCCAAGGGACTCGAGCGAGGCGTTGTCGAGCTCGTCGAACGACGGGCGGGTTCGGTGTCCGAGATCCCGGTCGATGAGATCGTCGACCATGTGGCCAGCCTCGTGCGTGGCGGGAGGTCGGGACTTCGAGACAGCTCCTGAGCCAGCGCCGCTGTGCACCGCGCGCGTTATACTGAAGGGACGAACCGAGATCTCTGCCGAGGTGGGCCGTGGCCCGCCTCTTTGTTTGAGCAGAGTTCTCTTTGGCGTGCAAGGAGCACGATGAGCAGCGTGCAGGACCGGCTGTGGGGCATGATTGAGCCCCATGTGACCGCCGTTGGTGTGGAGCTCGACGATCTCGAGGTCCTCAACGGTGGTCGGATCGTGCGCGTCACCGTCGATTCGCCCGACGGGGTCGGCGTCGATCAGATCGCCGAGCTGTCCCGGGGGATCAGTCGCACACTCGACGCCGAGGATCCCATTCAAGGGGCGTACACGCTCGAGGTGTCTTCGCCCGGTCTCGAGCGCAAGCTCCGTATCAAACGGCACTACGACAAGTCGATCGGCCGGACCGTCAAGGTGAAGACCTTTGCAGAAATCGACGGCACCAAGGTCCATACGGGGCGGCTCCATACGGCTGGTGAGACATCGTTTGTCATCGACATCGATGGCACCGACCGCGAGGTCTCGTATGCCGATGTTTCGTCAGCACGAACCGTGTTCGTTTGGGAGAAGCCCGGCCAGAAGACTTCGCACGCGTAGGAGACAACGATGGACTACAACCTGATGGATGCGCTCGATCTCCTCGAGCGGGAAAAGGGCGTACCTCGCGACACCATCTTGGAGGCGCTTGCGAATGCGCTTGTCTCGGCGTACAAGCGCACACCGGGAGCCGCAGAGGAGGCCCGCGTCACGATCGACGCCGACACCGGCGAGATCAGTGTGTACGGCCAGGAGCTCGACGAGGAGGGGAATGTCGTCGACGAATGGGAGGACACTCCTGACGATTTCGGCCGCATCGCCGCACAAACGGCGAAGCAGGTGATCCTCCAGCGTCTTCGGGATGCCAAGAGCAAGCAGGTCTTCGATCTGTACGAAGGCCGCGAAGGCGACCTGATCACCGGCATCGTCCAGCAGTCCGACCACCGCTACGCAATCCTCGATCTCGGGGATGCCGAGGCCATCCTCCCCGGTTCGGAAAAGATCCCATTCGAGCGTCTCGAGCGAGGCAACCGCGTCAAGGCGCTGATCCTCGAAGTACGAGAGGAGGGGAAGGGGGCGCCCATCGTCGTGACCCGGAGCCACCCCGACTTCATCCGTGCCCTCTTCGAGCTTGAGGTTCCTGAACTTGTGGATGGGGACATCGAGATCAAAGTCATCGCACGAGAAGCGGGACACCGAACCAAGATCGCCGTCATGTCCCATGATCCGAATGTCGATCCGGTCGGTGCCTGTGTCGGCGCGCGCGGGTCCCGTGTCAGGCAGGTCGTCACGGAGCTGAAAGGCGAGAAGGTTGACATCGTCGAATGGGATGAGAACACCACAGCGTTCATCGCAGAAGCCCTCAGCCCCGCGCGCGTCCTCGAGGTCAGGCTGGAGGAACCCGATGAGCCACTCGAGGAGGGTGAGGCGCCGACAGCGACCGTCATCGTCCCGGATCATCAGCTGTCGCTTGCCATCGGCAAGGAAGGCCAGAACGCCAGACTCGCTGCCCGCCTGAGCGGCTATCGGATCGACATTCGCTCCGAGTCCCAGGACCTCGGGCTCGATGTTCAAGAGGACGAAGATGTCGAGCTCGCGGTCGCCGCGGGTGACGCACCAAAGGACGCGGCGGAGTCCCACGAGCAGGAGCCACACGACGCGACGGAGTCCCACGACCAAGAAGACGGTGGGGAGTCCGAGGACCAAGAGACCGAAGGCGAAGCAGATGCATCTGGAGAGGGGGCGGAATAGCCGTGGGCAAACAGCGTGTCTACGAGCTGGCCCGAGAACTCGGGGAGGAGTCCAAAGAGGTGCTTGCGCGCGCCGTCGAACTCGGTATCGAGGTGAAGACCGCATCGTCGGGCCTCGACGAGGACGCAGCCGAGTTGGTTCGCCTCTCGTTTGTCGATGACGCCGCCGACACCGTCGAATCCCCTGAAGAAGCCGCCGATGAAGCTTCCGACGGCGAACAGCCGGAGGTGGAGGCGCCCCGAGCCGAAGCATCGGTGGAGCCGACCGAGCCGAGCGACGACGAGCCCGAAGACCGAGTGCTGCTCGTCGAACCCGGCATCACGGTCCACGAGCTTGCCCGCATGGTCAAGATCCGAACCGCCGAAATCGTCAAGACCCTCATGTTCATGGGCGAGATGGTTCCAGGGGGAGGCGAGATTCCCGTGCAGGCGATCGAGCCGCTCGGGAGGGAACTCGGGTGGGAGATCCTCGTCGCGGAGTCCGATGAGGACGATGAGCCGCATGTAAGGGAACGGCACCTCATCGAATACGAGGACGATCCCGGCAGTCTCGTGGCGCGGCCGCCGGTTGTCACGGTGATGGGCCATGTCGACCACGGAAAGACCCAACTTCTCGACACGATTCGCAACACGAATGTCATCGCCGATGAAGCCGGCCGCATCACCCAGCACATCGGCGCCTACCAGGTTCAATCGGCTGGAATGCCGATCACCTTCATCGACACGCCTGGGCATGAGGCCTTCACCGCATTGCGGGCAAGGGGCGCCGATGTCACCGACATCGCCGTGATCGTTGTGGCAGCCGATGATTCGGTGATGCCGCAAACCGTCGAAGCACTCGATCACGCGAAGGCGGCGGGAGTCCCGATCATCATCGCGATCAACAAGATGGATCTCGAGACCGCCGACCCGCATGCGGTCCGGGCAGCGCTGACCCAACACGAGATCGTGGTGGAAGAGCTCGGAGGCGAGACACCGGCCGTCGAACTCTCCGCTTTGACCGGCCAAGGAGTCGACGATCTGCTTGAGATGATCTCCCTTGTTGCCGAGGTCGAGGAACTGACAGCGAACCCCAAGGCTCGCGCGATCGGGACGGTGATCGAGGCACAGCTCGAGATCGGCCGCGGCCCGGTTGCCACGGTGATCGTCCAGCGCGGAACCCTCAAGAAAGGGGACGCGATCGTCGCAGGCCCGACTTCGGGTCGGGTGCGGGCGATGTTCGACGGCTCAGGCGAGGAACTCACCGCGGCAGGACCTTCAACGCCCGTCCTTGTGATGGGGTGGGACGATGTGCCGACCGCCGGAGACATGTTCGAGGTGACAAAGAACGAACGCACTGCCCGGAAGCTCGCCCAAGCCAAGGTGGATGAACTTCGATCCAAGGAGCTCGTCGTTCCTTCGGCGACCGACCGGCTCGGCATGCTCATCGAGCAGCTGAGAACCCAGGATCACTCCGAGTTGCGAGTCATCGTCAAAGCGGACACCCATGGTTCGCTCGAAGCGATCAAGGAGACTGTCAGCAAGATCAGCCGCGAAGACGGGTATGTCACCATCGTCCACGGTGCCGTCGGGGGGGTCACCACCAACGATGTGTCCCTTGCCGAGGCATCCGGAGGAATCATCTACGGGTTCAATGCCCGCCCGGACGCCCAGGCACGAGCGGCAGCGAAAGAGGCAGGCATCGACATTCGGACCTTTTCGATCATCTACGAGCTGCTCGATGATGTCGAGTCGCTTCTCGTGGGAGAACTTGCGCCAGACGAAGTCGAGACCTTCCTCGGCGTCGCGGAAGTGCGTCAGGTGTTCCGGGCACCCCGTCTCGGCCTCGTCGCCGGTTCCTATGTCACGGAGGGGTCGATCAACCGCAACGCAAGAGCACGCCTCGTGCGTGACGGCGTCGTTGTGTACGACGGACGAATCGTTTCGCTTCGCCGGTTCAAGGACGATGTCCAGACGGTCGCTGCCGGGTACGAGTGCGGAATCGGGCTTGCCAACTTCCGCGACATCAAAGAAGGCGACACCATCGAGTCGTACGAGATCAAGGAAGTCGCACGAACCTGAGGTCACATGGCTCGAGCACGAAGCCAGCGCATGCGAAAGGTGAACGAGCTCGTACGCGAGATCGTGGCCGACAGCGTCAAGGATCTCAAGGATCCCCGAGTCGGTTTCTTGACCATCACCGGCATCGAGACGAGCCCCGACCTCCACCACGCAGTGGTGTTCTACTCCGTCCTTGGTTCCGACGAGGAGAAGACGGCAACGGCCGCTGCACTGGCATCAGCACGATCGAGAATCCAGCGTGCCGTCGGCACCCAGTCGAGCTTGCGATTCACGCCGAAGCTGGAGTTTCGAGTCGATCCCGCGATTGACGAAGGTCTCAAGATCGCGGAGTTGCTCCGTCGACTCGAGTCCGACAATCCACTCCCAGACGATGATGCCGATTCCCGTGACTGATCAACACGGGTTCGATGCCGTTGTCGCCGCGCTCAAAGACGCAGAATCGATCGGTGTCGTTGGGCATGTCGGTCCCGACGGGGATGCGCTCGGATCGATGATCGCACTTGCTCTCGGCGCCAGGAATGCAGGCAAGGCGGCTGTTGCGTCATTCGATGAGCCATTCGTGGTGCCCACTGAAATGGCTTACCTCGACACCTCGGTCCTTGTGCGTCCATCCCGATTCCCGTCGGACCTCGATCTCGCCGTCGTCGTCGACACCTCGACGCGTGGGAGGGTCGGGGCGCTCGCACCGCCCATGGAGGCCGCGAAGTCCCTCGCGATCATCGATCATCACATCTCCGACGGCGCATGGGGCGATATCGTGTTGATCGACCCGTCAGCGGCCGCGACGGCCGAACTCGTCTTCGAGGTACTCGACGCGCTCAAGTGGCCCGTCACCGAGCCTATGGCGACGGCGTTGTACACCGGACTCGTCACGGACACCGGACGGTTCCAATACTCGGCGACGACACCGCGCACGCACCACATCGCAGCCTCGCTGCTCGGTGCGGGCGTATCGCCGGACGCGATCGGCCAACGCCTCTTCGAGGAACAGCCGTTCGGCTTCTACACCGTCGCCTCCCGAGTCCTCGGCCGGGCGGTGCTCGACGCCGACCGTGCCTTCGTGTGGTCGGTCATGCGTCAAGAGGATCTCGATGCCGCCGATCTCGCCTATCACGAGGTGGATGCGCTGATCGATCTCGTTCGTCTCGCACGCGGTACCGAGGTCGCCTGCCTCCTGAAGGAAGCCAAGCCCGGAGTCCACAAGGGGAGCCTGCGTTCCCGCGGCATTGTCGATGTGGCAGCGATCGCGTCGGCGTTCGGTGGTGGTGGCCATCACAATGCCGCTGGTTTCACGACAAGCGAGAACCCCGAGCGGATCATTGAAGAGATCACCAGACTGCTGCCCTCATGACCCGAGGACCAGGGTTCCTCCTCGTCGACAAGCAAGCCGGCTGGACTTCCCACGATGTCGTGGCGAAGGTACGAACGGTCGTTGACGGGAAGGTCGGCCATGCGGGCACCCTCGACCCCATGGCGACCGGTCTCCTCGTTCTCGGAATCCGCGGGGCGACGAAGCTGCTTCGTTTCGTGCAGGGTGCCAGCAAGGAATACCTCGCGACGGTGCAGCTCGGCGTTGCGACTGACTCCCTCGATGCGGATGGCGCGATCCTGTCGCGCGAACCCATGCCGGTCACCCAAGCCGAGGTGGAACGAGTCATGCACCGGTTCCGAGGGGAGATCATGCAGATACCACCGATGGTCTCTGCAAGGAAGGTCGAAGGGCGTCGACTCCACGAGATGGCTCGGCGAGGCATGGTCGTCGAACGCGAAGCCCGACCGGTAACGATCCACCGGCTCGACCTCATCGATTTCATGCCATCGGATTATCCCGAGTTTGTCATGTCGGTCGTGT
It contains:
- a CDS encoding proline--tRNA ligase translates to MRWSKAFIPTLRDDPTDAEAVSHRLLVRAGYMRQLMAGVYSMLPLGQRVRAKVMDIIREEIDRIGGQEFMLPQLHPREIWDRTGRSATMADIMMTFTDNKGAEVVLGPTHEEIFATVSSELTSYKQLPQLWYHIQTKFRDEARPKSGLLRVREFTMKDSYSFDLDFDGLDVQFTRHHDAYTRIFERLGMQAVAVRASSGAMGGKESVEFMVESDVGEDEVAHCANCGYAANLEKATARIGDIADADGPFEVEKFPTPGVRTIADLERFDGGASADRQIKTLVQVLDGELILVLLRGDHGLQEQKLMDITRTTQARSARPDEIRELLGADAGSLGAVGVEAVRILADEGLRGRRAMTTGANIDDWHLRGVDIERDIKVTEWVDVREVVDGEACPSCGSALRVFNAIEVGHIFKLGTFYAEPLGVTVLDKDGTTVPIVMGSYGIGVERNMAASVEANHDERGIIWPIEIAPYHLVITVVRPDAAASAETSTRIYEELIDAGVEVLLDDRDERPGVKFNDAELIGVPYRITVGPKGLERGVVELVERRAGSVSEIPVDEIVDHVASLVRGGRSGLRDSS
- the rimP gene encoding ribosome maturation factor RimP, which gives rise to MSSVQDRLWGMIEPHVTAVGVELDDLEVLNGGRIVRVTVDSPDGVGVDQIAELSRGISRTLDAEDPIQGAYTLEVSSPGLERKLRIKRHYDKSIGRTVKVKTFAEIDGTKVHTGRLHTAGETSFVIDIDGTDREVSYADVSSARTVFVWEKPGQKTSHA
- the nusA gene encoding transcription termination factor NusA — translated: MDYNLMDALDLLEREKGVPRDTILEALANALVSAYKRTPGAAEEARVTIDADTGEISVYGQELDEEGNVVDEWEDTPDDFGRIAAQTAKQVILQRLRDAKSKQVFDLYEGREGDLITGIVQQSDHRYAILDLGDAEAILPGSEKIPFERLERGNRVKALILEVREEGKGAPIVVTRSHPDFIRALFELEVPELVDGDIEIKVIAREAGHRTKIAVMSHDPNVDPVGACVGARGSRVRQVVTELKGEKVDIVEWDENTTAFIAEALSPARVLEVRLEEPDEPLEEGEAPTATVIVPDHQLSLAIGKEGQNARLAARLSGYRIDIRSESQDLGLDVQEDEDVELAVAAGDAPKDAAESHEQEPHDATESHDQEDGGESEDQETEGEADASGEGAE
- the infB gene encoding translation initiation factor IF-2, with translation MGKQRVYELARELGEESKEVLARAVELGIEVKTASSGLDEDAAELVRLSFVDDAADTVESPEEAADEASDGEQPEVEAPRAEASVEPTEPSDDEPEDRVLLVEPGITVHELARMVKIRTAEIVKTLMFMGEMVPGGGEIPVQAIEPLGRELGWEILVAESDEDDEPHVRERHLIEYEDDPGSLVARPPVVTVMGHVDHGKTQLLDTIRNTNVIADEAGRITQHIGAYQVQSAGMPITFIDTPGHEAFTALRARGADVTDIAVIVVAADDSVMPQTVEALDHAKAAGVPIIIAINKMDLETADPHAVRAALTQHEIVVEELGGETPAVELSALTGQGVDDLLEMISLVAEVEELTANPKARAIGTVIEAQLEIGRGPVATVIVQRGTLKKGDAIVAGPTSGRVRAMFDGSGEELTAAGPSTPVLVMGWDDVPTAGDMFEVTKNERTARKLAQAKVDELRSKELVVPSATDRLGMLIEQLRTQDHSELRVIVKADTHGSLEAIKETVSKISREDGYVTIVHGAVGGVTTNDVSLAEASGGIIYGFNARPDAQARAAAKEAGIDIRTFSIIYELLDDVESLLVGELAPDEVETFLGVAEVRQVFRAPRLGLVAGSYVTEGSINRNARARLVRDGVVVYDGRIVSLRRFKDDVQTVAAGYECGIGLANFRDIKEGDTIESYEIKEVART
- the rbfA gene encoding 30S ribosome-binding factor RbfA → MARARSQRMRKVNELVREIVADSVKDLKDPRVGFLTITGIETSPDLHHAVVFYSVLGSDEEKTATAAALASARSRIQRAVGTQSSLRFTPKLEFRVDPAIDEGLKIAELLRRLESDNPLPDDDADSRD
- a CDS encoding bifunctional oligoribonuclease/PAP phosphatase NrnA — protein: MTDQHGFDAVVAALKDAESIGVVGHVGPDGDALGSMIALALGARNAGKAAVASFDEPFVVPTEMAYLDTSVLVRPSRFPSDLDLAVVVDTSTRGRVGALAPPMEAAKSLAIIDHHISDGAWGDIVLIDPSAAATAELVFEVLDALKWPVTEPMATALYTGLVTDTGRFQYSATTPRTHHIAASLLGAGVSPDAIGQRLFEEQPFGFYTVASRVLGRAVLDADRAFVWSVMRQEDLDAADLAYHEVDALIDLVRLARGTEVACLLKEAKPGVHKGSLRSRGIVDVAAIASAFGGGGHHNAAGFTTSENPERIIEEITRLLPS
- the truB gene encoding tRNA pseudouridine(55) synthase TruB; the encoded protein is MTRGPGFLLVDKQAGWTSHDVVAKVRTVVDGKVGHAGTLDPMATGLLVLGIRGATKLLRFVQGASKEYLATVQLGVATDSLDADGAILSREPMPVTQAEVERVMHRFRGEIMQIPPMVSARKVEGRRLHEMARRGMVVEREARPVTIHRLDLIDFMPSDYPEFVMSVVCSTGTYIRTLGDDIARALGGRAHLSALRRVRNGDLHVDDAVRVDIIVETATAGSIDSIVVPPSMALRHMPSLTADPQTALRVRNGAPIAAADAPDVPDGAFVRMLDGDDRLVAVYRRDQQQLKPEVVLS